In Devosia beringensis, a single window of DNA contains:
- the rplQ gene encoding 50S ribosomal protein L17 — MRHGNSGRKLNRTASHRKAMFANMSAALIKHEQILTTLPKAKDLRPIVEKLITLGKRGDLHARRQAIAQMRDEGQVAKLFAVLGPRYKERQGGYIRIMKAGFRYGDNAPLAIIEFVDRDVNAKGLDSGPVQVREDDEYEAA, encoded by the coding sequence ATGCGCCACGGTAATTCAGGTCGCAAACTCAACCGGACTGCCAGCCACCGCAAGGCAATGTTCGCCAATATGTCGGCCGCGCTGATCAAGCACGAGCAGATCCTGACAACGCTTCCCAAGGCCAAGGACCTGCGTCCGATCGTCGAGAAGCTGATCACCCTGGGCAAGCGCGGCGATCTGCACGCGCGTCGCCAGGCCATCGCGCAGATGCGCGACGAGGGTCAGGTTGCCAAGCTCTTTGCCGTGCTTGGCCCGCGCTACAAGGAACGCCAGGGCGGCTATATCCGCATCATGAAGGCTGGCTTCCGCTACGGCGACAATGCCCCGCTGGCGATCATCGAGTTCGTCGATCGCGACGTCAATGCCAAGGGCCTCGACAGCGGCCCTGTGCAGGTCCGTGAGGACGACGAGTACGAAGCCGCATAA
- a CDS encoding NAD-dependent epimerase/dehydratase family protein, with protein sequence MRTGQILVTGASGFVGKWTVVELLRAGFTVRAAIRSEDKAEAVRQAVTAQLGEDVLYRLSFVKLNLLLDNGWLRAMLRIDAIIHAAGVVLAGEPDNPQRIIGPAVEGTERVLRFATLAGVKRIVMTSSVAAVAYGHGPLVGVRDFTADDYTNLDAMRRPGAAVVAATRAERGAWAYARQEGVELTTVHPGLILGLALDGDVSASLQLIGWLLDGSRPRLPGNGVSVVDVRDVAALLVAALHKEDSIGQRYLAASDYVSFSHMAFILAAAFPEWPVSMDILPDWRIRLSAAFGGPLGGYVHELGHEKHYDRVKAEALLGGRLISSREAIVAAAESLIRFGRVTLAGAV encoded by the coding sequence ATGCGGACCGGCCAGATTTTGGTGACGGGTGCGAGCGGATTTGTCGGCAAGTGGACCGTGGTCGAACTGCTGCGCGCCGGCTTCACGGTGCGTGCCGCCATCCGCTCCGAGGACAAGGCCGAGGCAGTGCGCCAGGCGGTGACGGCCCAGTTGGGCGAGGACGTGCTGTACCGGCTCAGCTTCGTCAAACTCAACCTGCTGCTGGACAATGGCTGGCTGCGGGCGATGCTGCGCATCGACGCCATCATCCATGCCGCCGGCGTTGTCCTGGCGGGCGAGCCGGACAATCCCCAACGCATCATCGGGCCGGCCGTGGAGGGCACCGAGCGGGTACTCCGCTTTGCCACGCTGGCCGGGGTCAAGCGGATCGTCATGACGTCCTCGGTGGCCGCTGTAGCCTATGGCCATGGGCCGCTGGTGGGCGTGCGCGATTTTACTGCGGATGATTATACCAATCTGGATGCGATGCGGCGGCCGGGGGCGGCTGTCGTGGCGGCGACCAGGGCGGAGCGGGGTGCCTGGGCTTATGCCCGCCAGGAGGGGGTGGAGCTGACGACGGTCCATCCCGGACTTATCCTCGGGCTGGCGCTTGATGGCGATGTCAGTGCGTCGCTGCAGCTGATTGGCTGGCTGCTGGATGGGTCGCGCCCCAGGCTGCCCGGCAATGGCGTCTCGGTGGTCGATGTGCGCGATGTGGCTGCCCTGCTGGTGGCGGCTCTGCACAAGGAGGACAGCATCGGCCAGCGCTATCTGGCGGCGTCGGACTATGTCAGCTTCAGCCACATGGCCTTCATTCTGGCCGCAGCCTTTCCAGAGTGGCCCGTCAGCATGGATATCCTGCCCGATTGGCGCATCCGTCTGTCGGCGGCCTTTGGGGGGCCGCTGGGTGGCTATGTGCATGAGCTGGGCCACGAAAAGCACTATGACCGCGTCAAGGCCGAGGCCTTGCTGGGCGGCCGCCTGATCTCCAGCCGGGAGGCCATTGTCGCTGCGGCCGAGAGCCTGATCCGCTTCGGCAGGGTGACCCTGGCGGGAGCCGTCTAG
- a CDS encoding P-loop NTPase family protein has protein sequence MHPIPPLADLGRRIMVTGPSNAGKSTLAEAIGVRLGLPPIHLDQFSHLPGTDWQPRDIAEFHALHDAAILQEEWVMDGNYSAIMPQRFARATGVIVIDDHFVRRYARYFRRTLFQPNRVGGLDGGRDSVKWAMIAWIWKTRDASKYRRMAASSGLPVVSCRSMGELDQLYRAWSLPRPGQPG, from the coding sequence ATGCACCCCATCCCGCCTTTGGCCGATCTCGGCCGCCGTATCATGGTCACCGGCCCCAGCAATGCCGGCAAGTCCACGCTCGCCGAAGCCATCGGCGTCAGGCTGGGTCTCCCACCCATCCATCTCGACCAGTTCAGCCACCTGCCCGGCACTGACTGGCAGCCGCGCGATATCGCCGAATTCCATGCCCTGCATGATGCCGCCATTCTGCAGGAAGAATGGGTAATGGACGGCAATTACTCTGCCATCATGCCGCAGCGCTTTGCCCGTGCCACCGGGGTCATCGTCATCGATGACCACTTTGTCAGGCGTTATGCCCGCTACTTCCGCCGCACCTTGTTCCAGCCGAACCGGGTTGGCGGCCTGGACGGAGGGCGGGACAGTGTCAAATGGGCGATGATCGCCTGGATCTGGAAGACGCGCGACGCCAGCAAATACCGGCGCATGGCGGCCAGCAGCGGCCTTCCCGTAGTCAGCTGCCGCTCGATGGGCGAACTGGACCAGCTCTACCGGGCCTGGTCGCTGCCGCGTCCCGGCCAGCCCGGCTAG
- a CDS encoding type III PLP-dependent enzyme domain-containing protein, which produces MTTEPNHVYPNTSALIAAEAPDFPAFLFSERELHKATKVFRKGFDGLLTYAVKCNPSPHIIAQLHREGLKAFDVASNTEMELVRDNAPGAAMHYNNPIKNKREIARAYEEFGVRSFTIDHPQQLDQLAAVVSPSRDVEVTTRFKAGKALKSYDFGIKFGVMEQGAAEIVTMVEQMGYTPSLCFHVGSQCEDAYAYERHIAAAARIVEESGIELKRLNIGGGYPAPYPTSEAPPMDYYFETIGTAVNDHFGDKRKPELIIEPGRALVTSSTSLLLRVKHQRGGQSVYVNDGAYGSLMEVKFMHFTPPVRVWRGARVHDNDQEFSDFTIWGPTCDSYDVLPQVFTLPADIDEDDWIEFGLMGAYTQASLTPFNGFDRRDQFYVEEAYTGKDQQPE; this is translated from the coding sequence ATGACCACCGAGCCGAACCACGTTTACCCGAACACCTCCGCCCTGATCGCGGCCGAAGCCCCCGATTTTCCGGCTTTCCTGTTCTCTGAACGTGAGCTGCACAAGGCGACAAAGGTCTTTCGCAAGGGCTTTGACGGATTGCTGACCTATGCGGTGAAGTGCAACCCCTCCCCGCACATCATCGCCCAGCTGCATCGCGAAGGTTTGAAGGCCTTCGACGTGGCCTCCAATACCGAGATGGAACTGGTGCGTGACAATGCACCGGGCGCGGCGATGCACTACAACAACCCCATCAAGAACAAGCGCGAGATCGCCCGCGCCTATGAAGAGTTCGGCGTCCGCTCCTTCACCATCGATCACCCCCAGCAGCTCGATCAGCTCGCTGCCGTGGTCTCGCCCTCGCGCGACGTGGAAGTAACCACCCGCTTCAAGGCCGGCAAGGCCCTCAAGTCCTATGACTTCGGCATCAAGTTCGGCGTCATGGAACAGGGTGCCGCCGAGATCGTCACCATGGTCGAGCAGATGGGCTACACGCCCAGCCTCTGCTTCCATGTCGGCAGCCAGTGCGAAGACGCCTACGCCTATGAGCGCCACATCGCCGCGGCCGCCCGCATCGTCGAGGAATCCGGCATCGAGCTCAAGCGCCTCAATATCGGCGGCGGCTATCCGGCCCCCTACCCGACCAGCGAAGCCCCGCCGATGGACTACTATTTCGAGACCATCGGCACCGCCGTCAACGACCATTTCGGCGACAAGCGCAAGCCCGAGCTGATCATCGAGCCCGGCCGCGCCCTGGTGACCTCGTCCACTTCGCTGCTGCTGCGCGTCAAGCATCAGCGCGGCGGCCAGTCGGTCTATGTCAATGACGGCGCCTATGGCAGCCTGATGGAAGTCAAGTTCATGCACTTCACCCCGCCGGTCCGCGTCTGGCGCGGCGCCCGCGTGCATGACAATGATCAGGAATTCTCTGACTTCACCATCTGGGGCCCGACCTGCGACAGCTATGACGTGCTGCCCCAGGTCTTCACCCTGCCGGCCGATATTGACGAGGACGACTGGATCGAGTTCGGCCTGATGGGCGCCTATACCCAGGCCTCGTTGACCCCCTTCAACGGCTTTGACCGCCGCGACCAGTTCTATGTCGAGGAAGCCTATACCGGCAAAGACCAGCAGCCAGAATAA
- a CDS encoding Do family serine endopeptidase: MSMRRLLLSGAAIMVLAIGGTLAFAPWNAPGLAQVAVAPTVPSSDGQIKLSFAPVVKAVSPSVVNVYATRIEQRAVSPFANDPFFSRFFGQQQFQSRPRESQSLGSGVIVEAGGVILTNRHVIEGATDVRIALSDGREFAVDVMIEDAQTDLAVLRVREAGDVRFPAINFANSDSLEVGDLVLAIGNPFGVGQTVTSGIVSALARTGVEQSDYEFFIQTDAAINPGNSGGALVDMDGHLVGINTAIYSQSGCSVGIGFAIPANMARLVAEAGVNGGDIIRPWFGAKLQAVNADIAASLGMAAPHGALITEVAPDGPAARAGFASGDVIVSVDGTAVNDPSSFNFRLATKPIGEVAALERLRGGVTEPVGFTVEAAPVLDDSQRASITGNSRFGGTSVAQVNPALAEAKGMPYDAQGVIITAVEPGSPAEQMGLQVDDVILSLNEVLMESAKAFADTASQRVRTWQIILQRDGRITRSIVSG, encoded by the coding sequence ATGTCGATGCGTAGGCTGCTGCTGTCGGGCGCCGCGATCATGGTTCTGGCAATCGGGGGAACACTCGCCTTTGCCCCCTGGAACGCGCCAGGCCTGGCACAGGTTGCAGTGGCGCCGACGGTGCCGAGCAGCGATGGTCAGATCAAGCTCAGCTTTGCCCCGGTGGTCAAGGCCGTCTCGCCCTCGGTGGTCAATGTCTATGCCACGCGCATCGAGCAACGGGCCGTCTCCCCCTTCGCCAATGATCCGTTCTTCTCCCGCTTCTTCGGTCAGCAGCAGTTCCAGAGCCGGCCGCGCGAGTCGCAGTCGCTGGGCTCGGGCGTCATCGTCGAGGCCGGCGGCGTGATCCTGACCAATCGCCATGTCATCGAGGGCGCCACCGATGTGCGCATCGCCTTGTCGGATGGCCGGGAATTTGCCGTCGACGTGATGATCGAGGACGCACAGACCGATCTGGCCGTGCTGCGGGTGCGCGAAGCCGGCGATGTCCGCTTTCCGGCCATTAACTTTGCCAATTCCGATAGCCTGGAGGTCGGCGACCTGGTGCTGGCCATCGGCAATCCGTTCGGCGTCGGCCAGACGGTGACCAGCGGCATCGTTTCGGCCTTGGCGCGGACCGGCGTCGAACAGTCCGATTACGAGTTCTTCATCCAGACCGATGCGGCGATCAATCCGGGCAATTCGGGCGGGGCGCTGGTTGATATGGACGGGCATCTGGTGGGCATCAATACCGCCATCTATTCGCAGAGTGGCTGCTCGGTCGGCATCGGCTTTGCCATTCCGGCCAATATGGCCCGGCTGGTCGCCGAGGCCGGCGTCAATGGCGGCGACATCATCCGCCCCTGGTTCGGGGCCAAGCTGCAGGCGGTCAATGCAGACATTGCCGCAAGCCTGGGCATGGCGGCGCCGCATGGGGCGCTGATCACCGAGGTGGCGCCCGACGGGCCGGCGGCGCGGGCGGGCTTTGCCTCGGGCGATGTGATCGTCAGCGTTGACGGCACGGCGGTGAACGATCCGAGCAGCTTCAATTTCCGGCTGGCCACCAAGCCGATCGGGGAGGTGGCCGCGCTGGAGCGGTTGCGCGGCGGGGTGACCGAGCCGGTTGGCTTCACCGTCGAGGCGGCGCCGGTGCTCGATGACAGCCAAAGAGCTTCGATAACAGGCAATTCGAGGTTTGGGGGCACCAGCGTCGCGCAGGTCAACCCGGCCCTCGCCGAGGCCAAGGGTATGCCCTATGACGCCCAAGGCGTGATCATCACGGCGGTCGAGCCGGGTTCGCCGGCCGAGCAGATGGGCCTGCAAGTGGACGATGTCATCCTCTCGCTCAACGAGGTGCTGATGGAGAGCGCAAAGGCCTTTGCCGATACCGCATCGCAGCGGGTGCGGACCTGGCAGATCATCCTGCAGCGCGATGGCCGGATCACGCGCAGTATCGTCAGCGGCTAG
- a CDS encoding VOC family protein has product MIDHSGISVTDFDQARTFYEQALVPLGSRFLVQIPPEHTGGVKVGGFGQASPAFWITEGEAQRPPAHFAFSAQTHAQVDAFYQAAMAAGGTDNGPPGLRPHYHATYYAAFVRDPDGNNIEAVCHAPA; this is encoded by the coding sequence ATGATAGACCATTCCGGCATCAGCGTAACCGATTTTGACCAGGCCAGGACCTTCTATGAACAGGCCCTGGTGCCGCTGGGTTCCCGCTTTCTCGTGCAGATCCCGCCCGAGCATACCGGCGGCGTCAAGGTCGGCGGCTTTGGCCAGGCCAGCCCCGCCTTCTGGATCACCGAGGGCGAGGCGCAGCGACCGCCCGCCCACTTCGCCTTTTCCGCCCAGACTCATGCCCAGGTCGACGCCTTCTATCAGGCCGCCATGGCCGCCGGCGGCACCGACAATGGCCCACCGGGGCTGCGGCCGCATTATCACGCCACCTACTATGCCGCTTTCGTCCGCGACCCGGACGGCAACAATATCGAAGCGGTCTGCCACGCGCCGGCATAG
- a CDS encoding replication-associated recombination protein A, translating to MADLFAADPESVVENDSARPLADQLRPRSLDQVIGQGHLLGPNGTLRRMIASGRLGSLILWGPPGTGKTTVARLLADQIGYRFEQISAVFSGVADLKKVFEKARFERLSGHKTLLFVDEIHRFNRAQQDGFLPVMEDGTVVLVGATTENPSFELNAALLSRSQVLRFESLSPEDLEALVARAEALTGATLPLEPEARQTLLTLADGDGRALLGLVEEVLASTRQDEMLDTAGLLTVVQRRAPIYDKAQDGHYNLISALHKTIRGSDPDAALYYFARMLDAGEDPLFLARRLIRMAVEDIGLADPLALPQAVAARDAFQMLGSPEGELALAQTVVYLALAPKSNAVYTAFKAASSVAKSTGSPMPPMVILNAPTKLMKGSGYGEGYIYDHDTPEGFSGQEYFPEAIGRQTFYEPVERGAERDYRKRLDYFERLRASKKGEA from the coding sequence ATGGCCGACCTCTTTGCAGCCGATCCCGAAAGCGTCGTTGAGAACGACAGTGCCCGTCCGCTGGCCGACCAGTTGCGGCCGCGCTCGCTCGATCAGGTGATCGGCCAGGGCCATCTCTTGGGACCCAATGGCACGCTGCGCCGCATGATCGCCTCCGGCCGGCTGGGTTCGCTGATCCTGTGGGGACCGCCCGGCACGGGCAAGACCACGGTGGCGCGGCTGCTGGCCGATCAGATCGGCTATCGCTTCGAGCAGATCTCGGCGGTGTTTTCCGGCGTGGCCGACCTCAAGAAAGTGTTCGAGAAGGCGCGATTTGAGCGGCTGAGCGGGCACAAGACCCTGCTCTTCGTCGACGAAATCCACCGCTTCAATCGCGCCCAGCAGGACGGCTTCCTGCCGGTGATGGAAGACGGCACGGTGGTGCTGGTCGGCGCCACCACCGAAAACCCGTCCTTTGAACTCAATGCGGCTTTGCTGTCGCGCAGTCAGGTGCTGCGTTTTGAATCCCTATCTCCGGAGGACCTGGAGGCCCTGGTGGCGCGTGCCGAGGCGCTGACGGGGGCGACGCTGCCGCTGGAGCCCGAGGCGCGGCAGACCCTGCTGACGCTGGCCGATGGCGACGGGCGGGCGCTGCTGGGCCTTGTGGAGGAGGTTCTGGCCTCGACCCGGCAGGACGAAATGCTCGACACGGCGGGCCTGCTCACCGTGGTGCAGCGGCGGGCGCCGATCTATGACAAGGCGCAGGACGGCCACTACAATCTGATCTCGGCGCTGCACAAGACCATTCGCGGCTCTGATCCCGATGCGGCGCTCTACTATTTCGCGCGCATGCTCGATGCCGGCGAGGATCCGCTGTTCCTGGCGCGGCGGCTGATCCGCATGGCCGTGGAAGACATTGGCCTGGCCGATCCGCTGGCTTTGCCGCAGGCCGTGGCGGCGCGTGACGCCTTCCAGATGCTGGGCTCACCCGAGGGCGAGCTGGCATTGGCCCAGACCGTGGTCTATCTGGCCCTCGCGCCCAAATCGAACGCCGTCTATACCGCCTTCAAGGCGGCCAGCAGCGTGGCCAAATCCACCGGCTCGCCCATGCCGCCCATGGTCATTCTCAATGCTCCGACCAAGCTGATGAAGGGGAGCGGCTATGGCGAGGGTTATATCTATGACCACGACACGCCCGAGGGTTTTTCCGGTCAGGAATATTTCCCCGAAGCCATTGGCCGGCAGACATTTTACGAGCCGGTAGAACGCGGCGCCGAGCGGGACTATCGCAAGCGGCTGGACTATTTCGAGCGCCTGCGGGCAAGCAAGAAGGGCGAGGCGTGA
- the crcB gene encoding fluoride efflux transporter CrcB, producing MYPFLLVGAGGAIGAMSRYGMGSLVGRLWPMSFPLATLLVNIIGSMLMGVLIGLLARFMPPQQAELRLFVAVGVLGGFTTFSSFSLDTIVLIERGALLQAGLYVLMSVVLCLIGLYLGLLMTRGVA from the coding sequence ATGTATCCATTCCTTCTTGTCGGCGCCGGCGGCGCTATCGGCGCCATGTCGCGCTATGGCATGGGGTCACTCGTTGGCCGGCTCTGGCCAATGTCTTTCCCGCTTGCCACCCTGCTGGTCAATATCATCGGCTCGATGCTGATGGGCGTGCTGATCGGCCTGTTGGCGCGCTTCATGCCGCCGCAACAGGCCGAGTTGCGCCTGTTCGTGGCCGTCGGCGTGCTGGGCGGTTTCACGACATTTTCGTCGTTTTCGCTCGATACCATCGTGCTGATCGAGCGCGGTGCGCTGCTGCAGGCGGGCTTATATGTGCTGATGTCGGTTGTGCTCTGCCTCATTGGGCTTTATCTCGGGCTTTTGATGACCCGAGGCGTGGCATGA